CCTTCGGGGCATTTCCTCCTCTGATACGTAAACTCCGTCTCGTCTCCATACCCCCCGAGGTGTATCTTCTAGGGAGGGATCTACCAACAGGGGGATCTTCACCTCCCTTTGAAAATATCACGGAATAATCTTCCTGCTCCCCCCGCGTGCACACACTTCTTGGTTTATTGAAAATAGGGGGAACACTCCACCAAGGGGAGGGGTAGTAAATTAATTGTGCCAACTGTGCGTGTACCTTCCTCGGATCCTCAAATGTAAGGAAGTGTTAGCCTAAAGGGTAGAGCACGTGGAAACACCTCCCCCTGTGATTGTCATGTGAAGAGTAACTTCGACAAAGCGGTGGGTTCCAAAATGAGTCTTTCACCTTCGGTGATCTTTTGCCCAGGGGTCGGTTCAGTACCCCCACGACATACTGCTCCACTTCTCTACGACTCCGCTGCACTTGCAAGATGGATCCATCTCGCCCCACGGTAAGTGGGTCGTCTCTCACTTTTAGTAGCTCCCCATCAGGGAGGTAAACAAAATAACTGTTTCACAACTTATGCAATTTGGCtagctttaaaaaaaaaaaaaaaaaaaaaagactttctttttttttctttttttttttctcaactcCCCACATGTATAAGTTTCTTCTGTTCAACTGTATCTCCCAAAAGGGCCACGGAGTTTCAGTCTCCTTCACCACACAGTGGAAGTTAAACCGGagtggcaattttttccttttttttttttttttttggtgttttCCCCCCTATGTTCAGCCTACTTTGGCACCACCGTTTGTACGtgcgtatgtatgtattttattttattttttcctgggCAATTTGATCATGCCCGCAAGGCACTGTTCCATTCGATTCAAACGTTGCGCTTTTCCCTCCCGTCGGTTAAGCATATGGTGGCATAGCATATAACAAGCGcgttttatttaatttttgcgtattttttttttttttttttttttttttttccctccatggGATGCGGGCAAACAATCAGTTGAGTGCGGAGACAACTCTCGAAAATGCttctctcttttccttttcccttcaaCTGTAACTCACCATGGCGGAGGTGACCTTCTGTGAAGAATGCAACAACATCTTATATGCACGTAGTGATcgcaaaaacaaaaagctTCTCTACGTATGCCGCAGTTGCGACTACATTTCCCACAAGCCCAATGATCAGCAAAACATCGTCGCCAGGATTAACTATAATTACAACAGGAAGTGAGTTCCCATGACAGCTCACTGTTTAACCGATGCAGGAGGAGACCACCCTCAATGGACCGATCAGCTATCCTGCACTTCGTTCAAAATGCCTGTACCGCAATATATCCATTTttgctttccccctttccctGCAGAGAAGACGTGTATATCCACCCCGAGACGAAGAACGACCCCGCCCTTGGGCGCGTGCGTGAATGGGTTTGTAAAAGTTGTGGGAACAATGAAGCAGTTTTTTTGCAACTCCCCGAAAGAATTAGTTCCAACCCTATGGCCCtcatatacgtatgcacaGGAAAAAACTGTCAGTattgggaaaaggaaattcaaATAACCAATGATGAGGAAGACCCCTCCCAGAAAAGTGCACGATCTTCAGTAGGCTCCCATGTGGGCCATCTCAACGCCTTTGTAAAACAGGAGGCAGGACACACCCAAAGTATTATTTCTGGACAGGGACAAAAACgcagtagaaaaaaattgaaaaaagtgGGCGGGGATCACGATGACAGTGgtgaggaagaagaacaccACACAGGTGGACCCCATGGAGACGGCCTCGACGACGgagaggagaaggaggaagacaaaCTCAAGAAGGAACTGCAGGAGTTAATAAACGCCAAGGACAATCAACATCTTCATCCAGAGGATCAGCACAGTGAGGTGGCCGACTTTGTCGACGAAAATGAAAGTGACGTCGAGGATTATTTCTGAGGAGGATTTACCGGTCAGGCCAAGCGAGAGGCAAACATAGTTACCCcgttttgcacattttcctccttgtgtcatttctcttttttttttttttttttttttttttttttttttttgttctccaaGAGAAGTTTTCATGTGGATAGTAGTAGCTGTCTCCTTTGtgcagtgaaaaaaaaaaaaaaaaaaaaaaaaattttaaatcaaAAGGGATCCATCATCCCCAAATGGGGGGAATATGGATCTGGGAAACAGACCAAGTCGATGGAGAGGATTGCACAAACTGATGGAAGCTCCTCTGAGGACATCGACTGTGGTATGGTGACCCAATAACTGGTTGGGCACACTATCCAGGGCGTATAGAGATGTACCTTTGCATGGTTTGTCAGATGAGTGTATATTTGGCTACTATGCTCTATGCGAAACACACCCTGATTAGCTATAACTTTTCACATCcatccatttgtttttccataaaaagtaagaataaaaaaaaaaaacgttccGCACTACTCCCCTCAGTCAGCCGTCCTGTACATATCAATGATCTCTTGAATATGTCCACAGGGAAACAGAGCCTTCCCGATGTCTTCATTCACCTTGTTGTGAAGGTTAAACATAAAGGTTGCCATTTCCGTCCTACCTTCACAGTTtattttgtaactttttaaaTGCTCCAGAAGATCCAGCTTACATATATAGCAAGGATATAAATTGGCAAAGgcgtggaaaaaatggaaatgctTTTTCTTGTCTTCCTCCGTTGGGTTCGTCGGGTAGTTTGCCGACATTGTATGCAGAACTAGCCACGACGCTCTTCCTATTTCTTCCCGATCAGgtggatatatttttccatttttgccaCTTATGTTTCCATGGGCGTTTGGCTTCCTTCTCTCGCCGCACGAGTGTTCGTAGCATTTTTcgatctccattttttctttttctctgtcCCTGTGTGGGAGGAGGGCAAAAGCAGGCTAAGTGGGTTGCCGATATGGTGGGGCTCACCCTTTCGCCTGCTGCTCGTTTGCGCAGCAAGTGTGTTACAACTGCATCGCTCTGCTCTgcctgcatatatatatatatatattatttttattttttttttatttttttccgcgCGTGCACAGGAAGAAATGGCCTGCCAACGGGGAAAGCTCAGCCGACGCAGGTGGTCCTCACTCCGAGTTAACCGAAACTAAGCAGGTAAACACATGAGTAGATGAGCGGATGAGCAGATGAGCAGATAAACAGAAGAGCGAATCCAACACCATCTGTAGATCGCGTTTATCATGCTCACCCGTTAATATAATGTAATGTGAAGTGttggaattttcttttttttttttttttttttctccatcccAGCCGTACACTACCAAATGATTAATGTGAACGTGGGCGTGCTGGGGCACGTGGATTCGGGAAAAACGAGTCTCTGCAGGTGCCTCAGTGAAGTGCTAAGCACCTGCGCCTTGGACAAGCACCGGCAGAGCCAGGAAAAAGGCATCACCATCGATCTGGGCTTCTCGTCCTTTTAcctgaggaggaggaaaaggaacaggGACGCGGAAGGAGCAGAGGGGGGCCACAATGGGCAAATCACAAGTCGGGAAATTCCCAATGGTAAAGTTTTCCATAATGAACTTTTCGAGGAAGAACATTCTGATGGTAGAGTTTGCAATGGTAGTGCTTGTGGTGGAGAGGTGCCCAGCGGGGAGGGGAGTGCTGATCCACTGAACTGCTCCTCCGCCGAAGAAGAAACGTTGCAGATCTGTCTCGTGGACTGTCCAGGCCACCATTCCCTCCTCAACTGTATAATTATGGGAGCGGAAATAACAGACAtgatcctcctcctcatagATATCACGAAAGGGATTCAGAAGCAGACAGTGGAATGTCTCGTTCTGTGCGAAGTGCTCCAAAGAGACGTCGTAGTTGTTCTAAATAAAATAGATCTTGTCCCAGCGGAACAGAGAGAAAGGAGGATCAAActaatgaaggaaaaaatagagttggtgtttaggagtaaggccGGTTTGAGGAATCTCAAATGGTACGTGGTGGGATTGTCTGCTCAGTTGAAAAAGGGAGAACCAACTGCAGGAGCATACCCACCCAACTCCCTCCCCCCAACCGACTCAAAGTTGCAATCACAATCGCAATGGCAGTGTCGTCCCGTTAGCAACGCCGATGACGGGATAGGCGCCTCCCCCCCGAGAAGCGAAAACGTGGCTCAGCTGATTAACCTCCTGAGGGAAATCATCAGAGTGCCTACGcggagagggaaaaattcaCACAATGGTGGTGGCGATGACaacaacgatgatgatggAAACGATAGAGGAGGTGACGAATTCTACTTCCTCTACGACCATACGTTCGAcattaaaggaaaagggagggCCTACACGGGCACAGTTATCCGTGGGACAATCAAAAGGAACGCCACAGTCTCCATACTACcaatgaaagaaaagggaaaggttAAGGAGATTCAGAGCTTTAAACAGATAGTCAATGAAGGAACTCAGGGAAATAGATTATCCCTCCTAATATGTAACGATCACATACGAAatagtgggaaaaaaatagaaagaggTGTGATCGTTTCGGAAATATCAAATATCGCgcacttctccatttttatttgtcgTGTAAAGTTGGTTCAATATTACGGGAGGAGTATAAGTAGCTCCGAATTACTCTCTTGTGTCATTGGCTTTTCCACCTCTCCTTGTTATGGGTACTTTTTTCGTCCTATCAACAAGGACACTGGGGGCATGCCGTCCCAACGGGGAAGATATCTTAAGCAAACCTCACCCACCAAGgcgtgtgaaaaaaaaactttcgaTCCGCAAGGGGATTATCTCTTTATCAACCAAATAATATTCGAACaggaagaacagaaaaaaaaagaatcagaGGAGAACCCCAAATCAGACgatgaatttttcttcctggtCATTCTCAAGAAAAAGATATACTGctacaaaaaggagaaatgtattttcataaaaaatgaagaaaatttaaattgcAGGATTTGTCTCCATGGAATTATTGAGGACATCGTTGATGATGGCTACCCTCATCAAAAGACGCCTTTCATCGCAGGAAAGAAACCAACTCTTAGCGACTTTTCTCGTTTTAAGAACTTCAAAATGTTAATTGAAAAGCAGAAGAGGGGAGAGATTGAACGCGTGCAGGACGATCACACTGTGGTCTGTAGAAATATGTTTCGATGCTCTACTCAAGTCGCACCCTACTTGGGAAAAGAGATTTGTCTGGTGGATGCAGATTACAAGAGTGATCTACGTGATGTTGAAGTCAGACATATCGGCGTTATAACCGCTCCGTTTGCAAAAAGTGGAAAGTTCATCGCTCACTTTCAGGAAGATCTTTCCCTTATAAGGGAAAATTACAAATCCTTCCTCCTGATTATCAAGTATTACAAGGACGCCCTCACAAAGAGGAAAGTGTTTCTCTGAAATTGCTCGAATGGACAAATCCCTCCTAAGCAGAAATGTGGCAATCAGGTCGACATGGACTCCACTGCGCGCGGTGCTGCTCCTTCAAACATTTGAtacaaacacaaaaaaaaaaaaaaaaaaaaaaggggtacggtgcaggagaaaaatgcacacatggtAGCGCACATTGTACTGCACATGGTAACACGCACCGTTATAAACAAAGTTGCACAGACGATGGAACAGGTACTAGTTCATGTTCGGTCAAACTCGCTAGCCTAACAGAGAACCTTTGTTCCGTTCACCCCCCTCCCAGCTGCGCCCCCCCTGAGGACACCGTTTTCGTATCTCCCACGCGCCATCCCACCTTGCCTTACTCTGTCTTCCAAATCGACTGCTTCACTTACGACCTCGCGTACCTTCTTACCCCTCATCAGCTCCTCTCTCATATAACATAAACTCAACTCAAACTCCTTCTTTAGAATAGCTATTTGAGAGAGAAATGCATCCGCCTTAGCTTGCGCAAACtctttttgtacattttctAGAGAGTAAACATGGACCTGTTCGTTTGGCGGGGATCTTCTGAGCTGAGTATCGTAAAGAGCTCTCCAGATGGTTTCCTCTTCGACTGGTCCTTTGGACTTCACTTGCACGAAGGAGGAGGGCGGTCTTTCCAGGGGTGGTGGCGCCTCGTCTCCAAGGGCGGTGCTGTCACTGTCCACGTGGTCACCACTGATTCTATCACCACCGATACTGGCTCTGCGCGCCCCCACTTCGTCGAAAATTTTCTGCGTGTTGTCCAAGCGCTCGTAGAACCCCCGTTCCGCACCCCGTGCCTCTTCGAACACCTTAAGCAGGTTCAGAGCCAACCTTTTCTCCCCCGAGCCCAAATTAGCCAAGTCGTAGGTCACTCCGTACGTTCTTCTGAATAGAAGGAACAAACAGGCGCAGAAAaacagaaggggaaggaagccTCTTTGGAAAAGCTTCATTCTCTCACTGATTGGTATGCCCAGcggtgtatgtatgtgtgtgtatgtatgtatgtatgtatgtatgtatgtatgtgcgtATGTATTAAGGAAGGCTATCACTTTGTTATCTTCCAAACCGAGTGACTTATTTATGTATCTAtttattgttattttttttttttttttttctctcttctaATGTCTTCCTCTAATTCTGATTCACTATCCCTGCAATGCAGAATTGACGGggagaacaaaacaaaaggagTGCAAGGTCGCCTCCACTGCAAGACATACTTGAGGTGGGGTCAGATCAAAATagaaaacatgaaaaaaaaaaaatccaaaagtTTTGGTTGGATGAAAAATGTTACTaataatatttacaaaaGAAGGTTGTCTTCTACTGCCAGGGGAaacttctccctttttattttttcaaatgagtACCTCTCCCCCTGATGATGTGCTGTACATACATAAGGATCCTTGGCTACACTCACCAAGGAACAAACCAAATAAAGGATGAGTACCGCCTTCACTCCTTCAAAAAAACGTGTGCGGGTAATGTCCCAAGAAACTTCGACCGTTTGTAGTCCGAAAATCtgcgaaatggaaaaggtgGAACGACGTGTACATACACGGAAATatccaaaaggagaaaaaaaaaaagaaaaaaaaaacagcaaacaaacgaacaaaaaGAACGACGCGTTAAAACAGGTGCAGTTGCACCCGTGAGGAACCCGCGCAACGCGTCTCTCTTTCCAACCTGCCAGTCGCCACGTTCCCGAGGAAGGAGCCTAGGTAAATCCCcgcgatggaaaaaaaaggtgcgaCGATCATTTTGCTCTTCGCATCGTAGTACTTGAATTTGTTTAGACAGTACAAGGGCAACAGCAGGAAGCCTGCACGACGAAGGAAGAGTGTGGAAGtggtgaggaagaaaagtaaagttgTCCCGTGTGGACAGGTACGAGGAGGGGAAATGCTTAACTTATCTCTGCCCTCGGAGGAGACTTACCCAGAAAGGAGCACAACTTGCACTGGACCTGTGGTCAATtcggaatggaaaaaaaaaaaaaaaaaaaaaaaaaaaaattaactacaTTTGAGTATTAgtgaatagaaaaaaaataaccattGCAATGTATAGTAACATAACAACGGGGTTGAGTGTAAGGACAGAATAATGCGACCCAGTGGTTGGATGCCCCTATGCAGAGAGtcctctttccccttctggTAAACCAACCTGCTTCTCGATATCCCTCTGTCTTGTATTTAAAATGTTGATAATATTAACTgagttcacatttttactttCACTTGGATCATCTGTGGGaggaatggagaaaatggcAACGATTAAAATGACCAGCTGGTAGGAGCAGTGTGCCGAAAGAGGGAACCCAGGCAGGGCAACTCGCCACGAATGAACACATCGAATGAACACATCGAATCAACAT
The Plasmodium knowlesi strain H genome assembly, chromosome: 2 DNA segment above includes these coding regions:
- a CDS encoding selenocysteine-specific elongation factor selb-like protein — translated: MINVNVGVLGHVDSGKTSLCRCLSEVLSTCALDKHRQSQEKGITIDLGFSSFYLRRRKRNRDAEGAEGGHNGQITSREIPNGKVFHNELFEEEHSDGRVCNGSACGGEVPSGEGSADPLNCSSAEEETLQICLVDCPGHHSLLNCIIMGAEITDMILLLIDITKGIQKQTVECLVLCEVLQRDVVVVLNKIDLVPAEQRERRIKLMKEKIELVFRSKAGLRNLKWYVVGLSAQLKKGEPTAGAYPPNSLPPTDSKLQSQSQWQCRPVSNADDGIGASPPRSENVAQLINLLREIIRVPTRRGKNSHNGGGDDNNDDDGNDRGGDEFYFLYDHTFDIKGKGRAYTGTVIRGTIKRNATVSILPMKEKGKVKEIQSFKQIVNEGTQGNRLSLLICNDHIRNSGKKIERGVIVSEISNIAHFSIFICRVKLVQYYGRSISSSELLSCVIGFSTSPCYGYFFRPINKDTGGMPSQRGRYLKQTSPTKACEKKTFDPQGDYLFINQIIFEQEEQKKKESEENPKSDDEFFFLVILKKKIYCYKKEKCIFIKNEENLNCRICLHGIIEDIVDDGYPHQKTPFIAGKKPTLSDFSRFKNFKMLIEKQKRGEIERVQDDHTVVCRNMFRCSTQVAPYLGKEICLVDADYKSDLRDVEVRHIGVITAPFAKSGKFIAHFQEDLSLIRENYKSFLLIIKYYKDALTKRKVFL
- a CDS encoding FAD-linked sulfhydryl oxidase ERV1, putative, with translation MEIEKCYEHSCGERRKPNAHGNISGKNGKIYPPDREEIGRASWLVLHTMSANYPTNPTEEDKKKHFHFFHAFANLYPCYICKLDLLEHLKSYKINCEGRTEMATFMFNLHNKVNEDIGKALFPCGHIQEIIDMYRTAD
- a CDS encoding DNA-directed RNA polymerase II subunit RPB9, putative, with amino-acid sequence MAEVTFCEECNNILYARSDRKNKKLLYVCRSCDYISHKPNDQQNIVARINYNYNRKEDVYIHPETKNDPALGRVREWVCKSCGNNEAVFLQLPERISSNPMALIYVCTGKNCQYWEKEIQITNDEEDPSQKSARSSVGSHVGHLNAFVKQEAGHTQSIISGQGQKRSRKKLKKVGGDHDDSGEEEEHHTGGPHGDGLDDGEEKEEDKLKKELQELINAKDNQHLHPEDQHSEVADFVDENESDVEDYF